In one Lolium rigidum isolate FL_2022 chromosome 3, APGP_CSIRO_Lrig_0.1, whole genome shotgun sequence genomic region, the following are encoded:
- the LOC124696668 gene encoding dehydrin Rab15-like, translating to MEFQGQRDNPANRVDEHGNPFPLAGHDAMGGAHAAPGTGGQFQANREEHKTRGILHRSGSSSSSSSSSEDDGMGGRRKKGMKEKIKEKLPGGHKDNQQHMAAGTGTGAYGQHTAAGTDAYGQQGHAGMTGAGTGTGEKKGLMDKIKEKLPGQH from the exons ATGGAGTTCCAAGGGCAGCGCGACAACCCCGCCAACCGCGTCGACGAGCACGGCAACCCGTTCCCGCTGGCCGGGCATGACGCCATGGGTGGAGCACACGCTGCTCCCGGCACCGGTGGGCAGTTCCAGGCCAACCGGGAGGAGCACAAGACCCGCGGCATCCTGCATCGCTCCGGCAGCTCCTCCAGCTCAAGCTCC TCTTCTGAGGACGACGGCATGggcgggaggaggaagaaaggcatgaaggagaagatcaaggagaagcTTCCCGGCGGCCACAAGGACAACCAGCAGCACATGGCCGCGGGAACTGGCACCGGAGCCTACGGGCAGCACACGGCTGCGGGAACTGATGCCTACGGGCAGCAAGGGCACGCGGGAAtgaccggcgccggcaccggcacAGGCGAGAAGAAAGGACTCATGGACAAGATCAAGGAGAAGCTGCCCGGACAGCACTGA